The stretch of DNA CGGCGATGGCTGCCGGGACGGCACGCTCCAGGACGTCGAGTTCCTCGTTGACCTCGATCCGGAGCGCCTGGAAGGTGCGCTTCGCGGGGTGGCCGCCGGACTTGGCGGCGCCCGCGGGGACGACGTCGCGGATCTGCTCGACAAGTTCCCCCGTGGTGGTGAAGGGCTTCGCGGCGCGCGCCGTGACGATCCTGTTGGCGATGCGGCCCGCGAACTTCTCTTCGCCCCACTTCCGGATAATCCGGACGAGGTCCTCTTCGCTGTAGTTATTGACGACGTCGGCGGCGGTCTGGCCGCGGCCAGTGTCCATCCGCATGTCCAGGGGTGCGTCAAAGGAGTAAGCGAAGCCGCGGTCCCGCTCGTCGAGCTGCAGGGAGGATACCCCGAGGTCCATCAGGACTCCGTGGACTTCCGCGAATCCCAGGTCCTCAAGCACCTCCGGGATTTCGTCATACACGGCGTGAACCAGGTCGATGCGGTCCGCGAACGGCAACAGCCGCTCCCCTGCCAGGGCCAGGGCTTCCTCGTCGCGGTCGATCCCGATCAGGTGAAGATCCGGAAAGCGCTCAAGCATGGCTTCGGCGTGGCCGCCCATGCCGAGGGTGGCGTCGATGACCACCGGCGTCTCGCCGCGGCTGCGGGCAACCTCGAAAGCAGGTGCCAACAAATTAATGCACCGGTCCTTGAGGACCGGTACATGCCGTTCGGACGTAGGCTTCGCTTGGTCGGGGTCCGTCATGCCTGCGTCCTTTCGTTGTCCGGATCTTGCTGTGCTGGCTTCTTGTGGTGCTTTTACTGGTGTTGCTGGACTGTGTGCTTCTTGGTCGGGATCCCCATCCGCCCCTGACCTGCGTCCGCCTGGCTCCGGGGAAGTGAGCCAGGAAAACAAACGGACGGGCGGCTGGAGATCTCGATCAAGAATCGTATGGTGCGGCGGTCAGGTGGGGCTTCAGAGAATCCCCGGGATGGCGTCGTCGGTCTCCGAGAAGGCGGTTTCCTTTTCGGCCAGGTACTCATTCCAGGCCTGGGCGTCCCAGATCTCGGCGCGGGTTCCGGCGCCGATGACGGCCAGCTCCCTGCTAAGACCTGCGTATTCCCGGAGCGCCTGCGGAATCGTCACGCGCCCCTGCTTGTCAGGTACCTCGTCCGAGGCTCCAGAGAGGAAAACACGGATGTAATCACGCGCTTGCTTATTGGAGATTGGAGCCTCCCGCATCTGCTCGTGAACCCGCCCGAATTCCGCCTCACTGAAGACGTAGATGCAACGCTCCTGACCCCTTGTGAGAACCAGCCCGCTGGCAAGTTCCTCACGAAACTTCGCTGGGAGGATAATTCGACCTTTTTCGTCCAGACGCGGCGAATGTGTGCCGAGAAACACGGCCCACCGCCCGTCTGTCCTAGGAAGCCCAACGTCCCCTGTGCTGCCACTACCCTCTTACGCCCTCCACATTACTCCACATCCCTCCACAGTCAACGAGGCGCGGGGGCTATTTGCCCAAATCCGTGGGAGGTGTGGGCCCGGCGTTTCCTGTCACCGCAGGGAAGCAGGGATCGTGGGGCGCAGTGGAGGAAGTCTGGCCCGGAGTGGTCCGGAACCGGCCATGCCCGGCGGCCGGGAATGACGGGGCATGACGGCGCCGGCCGGTCCGCCGGTGCCGCGGCGGCCTGCAAGGGAGCGGGCTCAGTACGGGCCAGCCGGGTTACGCGGGGTTCAGGTTAAAAAAGTGGGAGACCCGTCGAAGCGGGTCTCCCAGCGGCCTCCCGGCGTGCCGGGTGGTGGAAAATGGAGGGCGGGGCGGATGCGGCCGCCGGACAGTCCGGAGCTGTCAGGATTCCCCGCGGTGCCTCTCGTCCCAACGCTGCTCGAGGTTGCTCATGAATGAGCTCCTGGGCTTGCCTGATTTCCGGCCGGCCTCGGCCCTGGACCTGCCGACCCCCGAACTGCGCATGGTGGCGAAATAGACGCCGGCGCCCATCACAACAAAGCCCAGCACCCCGACAACGATGATTTGGAGCGTCACGCCCACCAGCAGGAGCGCGATGCCGGCCAAGGCGGCAAGGACCCCGATGACCAGATGGCGGGTGGACCATGAACGACCCGCGACCGAGCCCATCGAGCTGGCGAACTTGGGGTCGTCCTCATTCAGCTGCTTCTCAAGTTGCTCCAGCAACTTCTGTTCGTGCTCCGAGAGCGGCATCACGACCTCCTTAAGTCGGCCAACGTCCAGACTTGACGTGACCTGTGCCTAAACCCATAACGTCCGGGTTTCCCGAGTGGTTCCCATTCGCCGTCATTGATCGAAAAGGCGATTCCACCGTCCCGTACGGGTTGTTCAGCTGGCCACGCCGTAGTCCGAACGTTCGATCCAGTCGTTCTAAACCTACGTATAAATAAGGATAGTTTGTTGCGCCCTGTTCTGAAAGACGCTGTTGCTTCCTTCGCCCGTATCGGCTAGCGGGTCCCGGGCCCGCGGCCGCACCAGGGCCAGCACCATGGCCCGCGGCCGGGCCCCGGGTCCTGGAGACGGGCCTGGCCAAGGTCTCAGCCGGAGCTGCTGCCAGGGTCCAGGAGACGGGCCGGGAGCAGGGATTTGGTACCGAATTTTTGCGTGACCCGGTCCAGGGCCTGCTCCGCGGCGCGCCAGTTGTCGTCGCGGCGGTCAAGGCTGAGCTGCAGCGACGCCTGGGCTGCTTCCTCCAACTGTTCCGCCCGGATGCCTACAAGGCGCACGGTCATCGGCCGGTCCCCGATGGACTGAAGAAGCTGCAAGGCCACCGCGTAGAGCAACTGTGCGCTGTCGATCGGAGTACCCACCGTGCGGCTGCGGGTTATGGTGGAAAAATCCGCGTAGCGCAGCTTCAGTGCCACCGTGCGGGCGTGCAGGCCCGCACCGCGGAGCCGTTCAGCCGTCCGGTGCGAAAGCCGGAGCAGCTCCCGGTGCAGGAGTGCTTCGTCGGCGGTGTCGACGGCGAAGGTCTCTTCAGCGCCGATGCTTTTTTCCAGCCGGACCGGTGTGACCGGCCGGGGGTCGATCCCCCACGACAGCCGGTAGACGTGCTCCCCCGAGGCTCCGAGAACCTTGCGGAGGGAAGGCAGGGGTGAGGCAGCGACGTCGGCGACCGTCCGGATCCCCATCCGGGACAGCACCTCCACAGTCTTGGCGCCCACGCCCCACAGTGCGCTGACCGGAAGGCTGTGCAGGTACGGCACGGTCTCATCCGGCCCGATCAGGAGCAGGCCATCCGGCTTGCACCGGGTGGACGCGATCTTGGCGACGAACTTGCTGGCCGCGATCCCCACCGATGCCGTGATGCCCAGTTCGCGCTGGACCTGGCTGCGGATAAGCTCCCCGATCACCCGGGGCGGGCCGAGCCGCCGGATAGCTCCCCCGACGTCGAGGAACGCCTCATCGACGCTCAGCGGCTCGACGAGCTCGGTGATGGAGCCGAAGATGGCCATGATCTGGCCGGACACTTCGTAGTAGAGCTTGTGGCGGGGCTCGATGATGACGGCCGCGGGGCACATCCGGGCGGCCACCACCATGGGCATCGCGGATTTGACGCCGAAAGAACGCGCCTCGTAGGAGGCGGAAAGTACCACCGAACGGTCCGCAGGGTAGCCCACAATGACGGGCCTGCCCCTCAGCTCCGGGCGGCTCCGCAGTTCCACGGAGACGAAGAAGGCGTCCATGTCCACGTGCATGATGCTGCTCCGCCGGAGCTCCCGGAGCCGTGCTTCGCTGTCCCGCTCGATTCCTTGTCCAGCCCTCTGACTATGTGCTGCTGTATTTGCTGCTTTAACTTCGTCCGGCCCCACGACTGCAATCTTATGCCCAGGGACTGACTAAACTGGAGGCTGGATCCGGCGTCGACACCATGGAGGAACGTCCCTGTGAAGGTTTTTGGAGAGCGCAAACGTGCTGGAGCCGCCGTGATGGCGGCCGGCGCGCTACTGGCCCTGGCCGCATGCACGCCCGCCGCCCCCGGGACTTCCTCCTCGGCATCCTCGTCGGTGGCGGCCGCACCCTCCACCGCGGAGGCCGCCACCACGGCGCCTCCCAGCCCCTCCGCGGAGCCTGGCACCTCCGCCACGGTGGGCGCCGTCGTCTCCGGTTTCCCGCAGAAGCTCCTGCCACTGATGCCCGGCGCCAAGGTGGTTTCGAGCAGCTTTGACAAGACCACGGTGCCTGCAACCGTGGCCCTGGTGGGCAGCATCGCATCGCCGGCGGCCGCGGTCCTCGCCTTCTACACGACAGAACTTGAGGCCCAGGGCTTCAAGGCCGTCCCCGGAGAAACCGTGGGCACCGTGCCGTCCAAGGATTTCCTCCGCGGTGACAACGAGACTGTGAACATTGCCGTCATGGAGGCTTCCGGGGTGTCCACCTTCACCATCGGCGCGAACGTCGCCGCCGAGTCGGTCAAGTGACCCTCGCGGAACAGCTGCGCCTGGAGCAGACGGCCTACGTGGCCGCCGTCGCCGGCAAGCTCACCGACTTCCTGACCGGCCGCCAGGCCATCATGTCCTCAATCTCCCAGGACATCGATCCGCTGATGGGATCCATCTCGAACCTCGTGACGGGGGGAAAGCGGCTTCGGGCACTCATGTGCTACTGGGGCTGGCGCGGCGCGGGCGGGGAGGCCGGGGCCTGCGAGATCGTCACGGCAGGCTCTGCGCTGGAACTCTTCCAGGCGGCGGCCCTCATCCACGACGACATCATCGACCGCTCGGACACCCGCCGGGGCGGTCCCAGCGTGCACCGGCGCTTCAGTGAGCTGCACCAGACCCAGGGCTGGGCACTGGACAGTGAGCGGTTCGGCCATGCGGCCGCCATCCTGACGGGTGATCTTTGCCTGTCTTTCAGCGAGGAATCCTTCACGGAAATCGGACACCGGGCCGCGTCCGGCAGCCAGGCCAGGCACATCTTCAACCTGATGCGGGCGGAAGTCATGGCCGGCCAGTACCTCGACATCCTCGAAGAGGTCGCCGGGCCGATGCGGGACCCGGCAGGTGCCGTCAGCCGCGCCCAGTCCATCATCCGTTTCAAGTCGGCCAAGTACTCCACCGAGCACCCGCTGGCGCTTGGCGGCGCACTGGCCGGTGCGCCCGAAGAGTTGCTGCGCGGCTATTCGGCCTTTGCACTGCCCCTCGGTGAGGCGTTCCAGTTGCGTGACGATGTGCTGGGCGTCTTCGGCGATCCCGTCACCACCGGGAAGCCTGCCGGGGACGACCTGCGCGAAGGCAAGCGGACGGTCCTGGTTGCCTTCGCCCTGGACCAGGCCTCACCGGCCGAATCAGCGTTCATCGACGCCAAGCTGGGCAGCCCGGAGCTCAGCGGCACCGATGTCGAGGAGATCCGGCGCATCATCGTGGACTGCGGCGCGCTCCAGGCCACGGAAGTACTCATCGAGGAGTTCGGGAGGGCGGCCTTCGACGCCCTGGACGTCCTGCCACTGGAGGAACTGCCCAAGACGGCCCTCCGCAGGCTCGCCGAGGCCACCGTCAGCCGCGCCGCCTGAGAAGAGCCGGATACGCCGCCGGGCCGCGCACATTGTTAATTGCTGTGCGCGGCCCGGCGGAAAAGCTGGGGAAATACTATTCGGGATGTTTTACCAGGCCAGGGACTGTGCCCGGCGCCGGATTTCCGTTTTGCGTCCTTCACGGAGGGCGTCAATCGGGCGGCCACGCAGGGATTCATCCGGCGTAAACAACCAGGTGATGAGTTCCTCATCCGAATAGCCGGCGTCCGAGAGAACAATAATCGTCCCCTTCAGGCTCTCCACGGCGTGATCGTCCTGGATAAAAGCCGCAGGCACGCATCGAATGCGCCGGTCGCCAACCCGCAATGCAGCCAGCGCGCGTTCATCGAGGAGCGCATGAACCTTGGTAATTGAAACGTTCAGAAGCTGTGCAACATCGGGCAGGGGCAGCCATTCGCCCACAAGGCTTTCTACATTACTCACGGATCAAGATTGCCATGGCTGGGGCCCCCACGCCTAGTCGGGTCCGGCCCGATAAACCACCGCTGCCGCCCGACGGGTCCCGACCCGGCCGGACACACCGACTGACACCCGCACTGACACTCCGTGAACTGGTGTTTGCGGAATGTCAGACGGTTCTTGTGCTAATTGCCGATTCATGAGAGATTCACAGGGATCATATTAGTAACAGCAATAACTTCAGTCCCACTGATACCACCAGTAACACCGGCCTGACCGCAGCGTTCGCCGCTGAGAAGAGGATCTTTCCCATGACGACGTCACGTTCGCCAAAGCCCAACCCGAGGCCCACCCTGCCGGTGATTGCCGCGACGACCGCTGCTCTTCCCGCCGTCGTACTTTCCTCTTTGGCGCTGGCCCAGCCGGCGGCAGCCGAGTCCGGTGCGCGCGCCATTCCGGTGACCCTGGCGGCGGCCATGCGCGCGCAGGTCCAGGCTGAAACCGGAAGGCCGCTGAGGGCCGCGGTGATCCCGGCCGCGGCCGTCCCGGCGGCCATCCCGGCGGCCTTCAAGCCGGCCCTGGCCCCGGCCCCGGCGGAGTACGTCATCGCCCGCGGCGACACGATCAGCGGTATTGCTGGCAAGTTCGGCCTGGACACGTACGAGATCCTGAAGCTGAACAACCTTCAGGCCAACACCATCATTTACCCCGGGCAGAAGATCAGGCTCAACGGCCCGGCAGCAGCTCCGGCCGCCCAGCCGGCCCCGGCAGCAGCCCCGGCCGCCGCCGCCGGCGGCAGCGTCTACACCGTGAAGTCCGGGGACACGCTCAGCGCCATCGCAGCCCGCAACGGCGTCGGGCTCTCCGAGGTCCTCGGCTGGAACGGGCTCAATATGGGGTCCATCATCTACCCGGGCCAGAAGATCAAGATCGGCGCCGGCTCAGCCGCTCCCGCCCCGTCAGCGCCTGCCCCGGCCGTTCCCGCCCCGGCGGCTCCCGCGGCCGCTCCCGCCCCGGCCCCCGCGACCTCCGGCTCCTACACGATCAAATCCGGCGACACCCTCTCGGGCATTGCGGCCCGAAACAGTGTCAGGCTCTCCGATGTCCTCTCCGCCAATCAGCTCACGATGAGCAGCATCATCTACCCCGGGCAGAAGCTGGTCATCCCCGGCACCGGCACCTCCCTCGCGCCGGCTTCCAGCCAGCCCGCAGCCACGGTGACGCCGCTTGTTCCGAGCACGTTCCTTGGGTTCAGCTACCCGGCGGCCGTGGTCAGCTCGGCCAATGAGAACAAGGCCCTGCTCAACGCCTCGCCGGTCCCGAGCCGCGAGCAGATGAAGTCGATCGTTGCAGACACAGCACGCCGGATGGGCGTCGATCCGTCCCTGGCGTTGGCCTTCGCCCTGCAGGAATCCGGCTTCGACCAGCGCGCGGTATCCCCGGCCAACGCCATCGGCACCATGCAGGTCATCCCGTCCTCGGGCCAGTGGGCCTCGGATCTCGTGGGCCGCACGCTGAATCTCCTGGACCCCTATGACAACGCGACGGCCGGCGTCGCCATTATCCGCCAGCTGGTCCTGACCAGCAAGGACGTGGACACCGCCATTGCGGGCTATTACCAGGGCCAGTACTCCGTCAGCAAGTACGGGATGTACGACGACACCAAGCAGTACGTCGCCTCCATCAAGGCCAACAAACTGAAGTTCGGCTAAGGCGCAAGGGCACGGCGGCTGACCTGAGACGCACCCGCTGAACGCCCTGAACCTCAGGCTGCGGGCCCGGATCGTATGTCGATCCGGGCCCGTTTTCGCGCAGCGACTAGGATTGTACGGTGCAGGAATACGCGTCAGACCCTCTCGTTGGAACCCTGGTGGACAGCCGGTACCTGGTTCAATCCAGGCTGGCCCGCGGCGGCATGTCCACCGTCTATCTGGCCACAGACCGGCGGCTCGAGCGCGACGTCGCACTGAAGGTCCTGCATCCCCATCTGGCCGAGGATCCCCAGTTCCTGGACCGCCTGGGCCGCGAGGCGAAGGCAGCCGCCAGGCTCTCCCACCCGCACGTGGTGGGCGTTCTGGACCAGGGCGACGACGGCCGTCTGGCCTATCTCGTGATGGAGTACATCAAGGGCCATACGCTGCGCGACGTCATCAATGACAAGGGCGCCCTCTCCCCCCGGCTCGCCCTGGCCCTGATCGACCCCGTCGTCGAAGGCCTGGGCGCCGCCCATGCCGCCGGCCTCATCCACCGTGACATCAAACCGGAAAATGTGCTGATCGCCGACGATGGCGGGATCAAGCTCGGCGACTTCGGGCTGGCCCGCGCCATCTCTACGTCGACCAGCACCGGGACGCTGATCGGGACCGTCGCGTATCTCTCCCCCGAACTCGTCCTGGGCAAGCAGGCGGATGCCCGCAGCGACATCTACTCGGTCGGAATCATGCTCTACGAGATGATCACCGGCCGGCAGCCGTTCGACGGCGACGTCCCCATCCAGGTCGCCTACCAGCACGTCAACTCCACAGTTGATGCACCGTCGGCGCTGGTCCCCGGACTGGCGGACGAGGTCGATGAGCTGGTCCAGTGGTGCACCGCCAACGATCCGGACAAGCGTCCCGTCGACGGGAACGCACTGCTGTCCGAGCTGCGGCATATCCGGAGGAACCTGAGCGACGCCGAACTCGACCTCCAGCCGCCGGCCGCCGTCCCGGGCGCGCCGGCA from Arthrobacter sp. PAMC25564 encodes:
- a CDS encoding lytic transglycosylase domain-containing protein is translated as MTTSRSPKPNPRPTLPVIAATTAALPAVVLSSLALAQPAAAESGARAIPVTLAAAMRAQVQAETGRPLRAAVIPAAAVPAAIPAAFKPALAPAPAEYVIARGDTISGIAGKFGLDTYEILKLNNLQANTIIYPGQKIRLNGPAAAPAAQPAPAAAPAAAAGGSVYTVKSGDTLSAIAARNGVGLSEVLGWNGLNMGSIIYPGQKIKIGAGSAAPAPSAPAPAVPAPAAPAAAPAPAPATSGSYTIKSGDTLSGIAARNSVRLSDVLSANQLTMSSIIYPGQKLVIPGTGTSLAPASSQPAATVTPLVPSTFLGFSYPAAVVSSANENKALLNASPVPSREQMKSIVADTARRMGVDPSLALAFALQESGFDQRAVSPANAIGTMQVIPSSGQWASDLVGRTLNLLDPYDNATAGVAIIRQLVLTSKDVDTAIAGYYQGQYSVSKYGMYDDTKQYVASIKANKLKFG
- a CDS encoding polyprenyl synthetase family protein produces the protein MTLAEQLRLEQTAYVAAVAGKLTDFLTGRQAIMSSISQDIDPLMGSISNLVTGGKRLRALMCYWGWRGAGGEAGACEIVTAGSALELFQAAALIHDDIIDRSDTRRGGPSVHRRFSELHQTQGWALDSERFGHAAAILTGDLCLSFSEESFTEIGHRAASGSQARHIFNLMRAEVMAGQYLDILEEVAGPMRDPAGAVSRAQSIIRFKSAKYSTEHPLALGGALAGAPEELLRGYSAFALPLGEAFQLRDDVLGVFGDPVTTGKPAGDDLREGKRTVLVAFALDQASPAESAFIDAKLGSPELSGTDVEEIRRIIVDCGALQATEVLIEEFGRAAFDALDVLPLEELPKTALRRLAEATVSRAA
- a CDS encoding Rv2175c family DNA-binding protein, which encodes MSNVESLVGEWLPLPDVAQLLNVSITKVHALLDERALAALRVGDRRIRCVPAAFIQDDHAVESLKGTIIVLSDAGYSDEELITWLFTPDESLRGRPIDALREGRKTEIRRRAQSLAW
- the rsmH gene encoding 16S rRNA (cytosine(1402)-N(4))-methyltransferase RsmH, whose protein sequence is MTDPDQAKPTSERHVPVLKDRCINLLAPAFEVARSRGETPVVIDATLGMGGHAEAMLERFPDLHLIGIDRDEEALALAGERLLPFADRIDLVHAVYDEIPEVLEDLGFAEVHGVLMDLGVSSLQLDERDRGFAYSFDAPLDMRMDTGRGQTAADVVNNYSEEDLVRIIRKWGEEKFAGRIANRIVTARAAKPFTTTGELVEQIRDVVPAGAAKSGGHPAKRTFQALRIEVNEELDVLERAVPAAIAAIAPGGRVVVMSYHSLEDKIVKGFFQAGSKSSAPLGFPVELEEHKAELKTLTKGTEVPTPAEIAENPRAASARLRAVERIKARRAA
- the mraZ gene encoding division/cell wall cluster transcriptional repressor MraZ, which translates into the protein MFLGTHSPRLDEKGRIILPAKFREELASGLVLTRGQERCIYVFSEAEFGRVHEQMREAPISNKQARDYIRVFLSGASDEVPDKQGRVTIPQALREYAGLSRELAVIGAGTRAEIWDAQAWNEYLAEKETAFSETDDAIPGIL
- a CDS encoding DUF3040 domain-containing protein, with product MPLSEHEQKLLEQLEKQLNEDDPKFASSMGSVAGRSWSTRHLVIGVLAALAGIALLLVGVTLQIIVVGVLGFVVMGAGVYFATMRSSGVGRSRAEAGRKSGKPRSSFMSNLEQRWDERHRGES
- the dinB gene encoding DNA polymerase IV, producing the protein MHVDMDAFFVSVELRSRPELRGRPVIVGYPADRSVVLSASYEARSFGVKSAMPMVVAARMCPAAVIIEPRHKLYYEVSGQIMAIFGSITELVEPLSVDEAFLDVGGAIRRLGPPRVIGELIRSQVQRELGITASVGIAASKFVAKIASTRCKPDGLLLIGPDETVPYLHSLPVSALWGVGAKTVEVLSRMGIRTVADVAASPLPSLRKVLGASGEHVYRLSWGIDPRPVTPVRLEKSIGAEETFAVDTADEALLHRELLRLSHRTAERLRGAGLHARTVALKLRYADFSTITRSRTVGTPIDSAQLLYAVALQLLQSIGDRPMTVRLVGIRAEQLEEAAQASLQLSLDRRDDNWRAAEQALDRVTQKFGTKSLLPARLLDPGSSSG